In one Roseburia intestinalis L1-82 genomic region, the following are encoded:
- a CDS encoding PadR family transcriptional regulator, translating to MLNKSLIQGSLSMLILRLLDEKDMYGYEMIETLRKRSENVFELKAGSLYPLLHALEANNLVTAYEDDASGKMRKYYHITGEGKRILKEKKDEWNTYAAAVTNVLSCKAMEMCI from the coding sequence ATGTTAAACAAATCATTGATTCAGGGTAGTCTTTCCATGCTGATCTTACGGCTTTTAGACGAGAAAGACATGTATGGTTACGAAATGATCGAAACATTAAGGAAAAGATCGGAAAATGTATTTGAATTAAAAGCGGGATCGCTTTATCCGCTTTTGCATGCCTTAGAGGCAAACAATCTTGTTACGGCTTATGAGGATGATGCAAGTGGGAAAATGCGCAAATATTATCACATTACCGGAGAAGGAAAACGTATTTTAAAAGAGAAAAAAGACGAATGGAATACGTATGCCGCAGCAGTTACAAATGTATTGTCATGTAAAGCCATGGAAATGTGTATTTGA
- a CDS encoding permease prefix domain 1-containing protein, translated as MTDYKEYMKTLEEQIQNKRARALVSEEINGHIEEQAQGYEEEGMSREDAKREAVRQMGDPVETGCALNRIHRPAFPWKLFVLAVLLTAASILMSVVISGKTEGGASQAEQLRALLVINGVSFAMIFVIMYFDYTWLFLHIRAVYALYMICLCLVWSGGLLGNYQTALLASYSVQVLLPVIFAGIIYQYRGQGFRGILKSAGWIIIPFMVLAAGLISLPKSNGAVVENAVVCLFLLVASVLRGIFGNEKKKYLVELALLVAGILGAGVAFFYKYTFLPSGYVLARLTHTGEFGYQNRMIKDAVARYSLFGNRTFLMQGTGSDGEYLLGNIFCYFGIIAGVLVVAAFVWFLIHALRQSLLQGNRMGFLLGMACSIGLIVRVMVIYIMVNFGYGVIYTVAVPFFSTNVILAAVNGIYVGLLFCVLRNKMILKEPRSEKKNATV; from the coding sequence TTGACAGATTACAAAGAATATATGAAGACTCTGGAAGAACAGATTCAAAATAAGCGTGCCAGAGCGCTTGTGTCAGAAGAAATAAACGGGCATATAGAAGAACAGGCACAAGGCTATGAGGAAGAAGGAATGAGCAGGGAAGATGCAAAAAGAGAGGCAGTGCGGCAGATGGGAGATCCGGTGGAAACAGGATGTGCATTAAACCGTATCCACAGACCGGCATTTCCATGGAAACTTTTTGTGCTGGCGGTTCTTTTAACGGCGGCATCTATACTCATGTCAGTTGTTATTTCCGGAAAAACAGAAGGTGGGGCATCACAGGCAGAACAGCTTAGAGCATTACTTGTGATAAATGGTGTCAGCTTTGCAATGATCTTTGTGATCATGTATTTCGATTACACATGGCTGTTTTTGCATATCCGTGCGGTATATGCTTTGTATATGATCTGCCTGTGTCTGGTGTGGTCGGGCGGCCTCCTTGGAAACTATCAGACAGCGCTGCTGGCAAGTTACAGTGTACAGGTGCTGCTGCCAGTGATCTTTGCGGGAATTATTTATCAGTACCGGGGACAGGGATTTCGGGGAATTTTAAAATCAGCCGGCTGGATCATTATCCCGTTTATGGTATTAGCAGCAGGGCTCATTTCACTGCCGAAGAGTAATGGGGCGGTTGTGGAAAATGCCGTGGTCTGTCTGTTCCTGCTGGTGGCATCTGTGCTTCGTGGAATATTTGGAAACGAAAAGAAAAAATACCTTGTAGAGCTGGCATTGCTTGTGGCTGGTATTCTGGGGGCTGGTGTGGCTTTCTTTTATAAGTATACGTTTCTGCCAAGCGGCTATGTGCTCGCCAGGCTTACGCATACAGGTGAATTTGGATATCAGAACAGAATGATAAAAGATGCAGTTGCTCGATACAGCCTGTTTGGAAACCGGACATTTCTGATGCAGGGGACAGGATCGGACGGCGAATATCTGCTGGGAAATATATTTTGTTATTTTGGGATCATAGCAGGTGTTCTTGTCGTTGCAGCATTTGTGTGGTTTTTGATCCATGCGCTGCGTCAGTCTCTACTACAGGGCAACCGGATGGGCTTTCTGTTGGGGATGGCGTGCAGTATCGGGTTGATCGTGCGTGTGATGGTAATTTATATTATGGTAAATTTTGGATATGGCGTAATTTATACAGTGGCAGTTCCTTTTTTTTCCACAAATGTGATCTTAGCGGCAGTCAACGGGATTTACGTCGGGTTGCTATTTTGTGTGCTGCGGAATAAAATGATATTAAAAGAACCGCGCAGCGAAAAGAAAAATGCGACGGTTTAA
- a CDS encoding dipeptidase yields the protein MNYIDMHCDTLAKAAAQQKKTAGELRNTMVDAKRLHQCGAKAQFFAMFLQQKREENWSDPGLAYTEKNNLWYTDAEIRKQMQDMYEVYQNTMETCSDIIAPAYNYEGLQCNWRQGKVSAFLTVENGCIVDGKMERIDKLYQMGVRLITLTWNDDNCFGHPHAKEAERMQLGLTPFGRKAVTYMAERGILVDVSHLSDGGFYDVAELVRGPFVASHSNCRELAPATRNLTDDMIRVLAEHGGVAGLNFYPPFLNTDPVDKVSRIETMCEHVKRLVNVGGIECVGIGTDFDGIEGKFEIADCTDMKKLFDALQKTGFSEDALEKIAYKNVERVIREVM from the coding sequence ATGAATTACATCGATATGCATTGCGATACGTTAGCGAAGGCAGCCGCACAGCAAAAAAAGACGGCAGGGGAACTAAGAAACACGATGGTGGATGCGAAAAGACTGCACCAGTGTGGCGCAAAGGCACAGTTTTTTGCCATGTTTTTACAGCAGAAAAGAGAAGAAAACTGGAGTGATCCGGGACTGGCATATACGGAAAAAAATAATCTCTGGTATACCGATGCAGAGATCCGGAAACAGATGCAGGATATGTACGAAGTATACCAAAATACCATGGAAACCTGTTCGGACATTATTGCACCGGCTTATAACTACGAAGGATTACAGTGCAACTGGCGGCAGGGAAAAGTTTCTGCCTTTCTGACTGTTGAAAACGGATGTATTGTGGATGGAAAAATGGAACGGATCGATAAGCTTTATCAGATGGGAGTCCGGCTGATTACGCTGACCTGGAATGATGATAACTGTTTCGGTCATCCGCATGCAAAAGAGGCAGAACGGATGCAGCTTGGACTGACACCGTTTGGCAGGAAAGCTGTTACATATATGGCAGAGCGTGGAATCCTTGTGGATGTGTCCCATTTGTCCGATGGTGGTTTTTATGATGTGGCAGAACTTGTGAGGGGCCCGTTTGTGGCATCACACTCAAACTGCAGGGAACTTGCTCCTGCAACGAGAAATCTGACGGATGATATGATACGGGTATTAGCGGAACATGGTGGTGTGGCGGGGCTTAATTTTTATCCACCGTTTTTAAATACAGATCCTGTGGATAAAGTGAGCCGGATCGAAACAATGTGTGAACATGTAAAGCGTCTGGTCAATGTTGGCGGGATTGAGTGTGTCGGAATCGGGACGGATTTTGATGGGATTGAGGGAAAATTTGAGATCGCTGACTGCACGGATATGAAAAAATTATTTGATGCACTGCAGAAAACAGGGTTCAGTGAGGATGCACTCGAAAAGATCGCATACAAAAATGTGGAGCGTGTGATCCGTGAAGTGATGTGA
- a CDS encoding glycogen/starch/alpha-glucan phosphorylase, which yields MKLQEIVANRCGKEISQCTNEELYYALLEMTKGMAEEKVSNQGKRKLYYISAEFLIGKLLSNNLINLGIYEDVKKLLADNGKSLAEIEEVEPEPSLGNGGLGRLAACFLDSIASLGLNGDGVGLNYHYGLFKQVFKNNLQNETPNPWIEKESWLTKTDVTYPIQFGGFTLQSRLYDIDVIGYENRTTKLHLFDVETVDESLVGEGIDFDKEDIAKNLTLFLYPDDSDDKGRILRVYQQYFMVSNAARLIIDETLARGGDLHKLNEYAVIQINDTHPSMVIPEMIRLLMERGILMDEAIDIVSKTCAYTNHTILAEALEKWPIHFLEKAVPQLLPIIYELNSRVTKKYDDRSVAIIDDEKRVHMAHMDIHYGYSVNGVAYLHTEILKNTELNNFYRIYPEKFNNKTNGITFRRWLLHCDPEMTEFITSLIGPGFKKNAEELEKLGAYVNDEEVLKKLLAVKGTRKTELKNYLVKTQGIELDDNSIYDIQIKRLHEYKRQQMNALYVIHKYFEIKAGKKPARPITVIFGAKAAPAYIIAKDIIHLILCLQELIANDPEVAPYLKVVMVENYNVTLAEKLIPAADIHEQISLASKEASGTSNMKFMLNGAVAIGTMDGANVEMHQFVGDDNIYIFGESSEEVIKHYEKADYVSRSYYENDANIKRAIDFIVSDQMKAVGCAENLERLYNELLNKDWFMTLPDFEEYVATKERIYADYEDRMAWAKKMLVNISKAGFFSSDRTIAQYNEDIWHL from the coding sequence TGAAAAAACTTTTAGCAGACAACGGCAAGAGCCTTGCAGAGATCGAGGAGGTTGAGCCGGAGCCGTCATTAGGAAACGGCGGACTTGGACGTCTTGCAGCATGCTTCCTTGATTCTATCGCAAGCCTTGGTTTAAACGGTGACGGTGTTGGTTTAAATTACCATTACGGATTGTTCAAACAGGTATTCAAAAATAACCTGCAGAATGAGACACCAAATCCATGGATCGAAAAAGAAAGCTGGCTGACAAAAACAGACGTTACTTACCCGATTCAGTTCGGCGGTTTTACGTTACAGTCCAGATTATATGATATCGATGTGATTGGTTATGAGAATCGTACCACAAAACTTCATCTGTTCGATGTTGAAACAGTAGATGAGAGTTTAGTTGGTGAGGGCATCGATTTTGACAAAGAGGATATTGCAAAGAATTTAACATTATTCTTATATCCGGATGATTCCGATGATAAGGGAAGAATCCTTCGTGTATACCAGCAGTACTTCATGGTCAGCAATGCAGCGCGCCTGATTATTGATGAGACACTTGCAAGAGGCGGAGATCTTCACAAATTAAACGAGTATGCAGTGATCCAGATCAACGATACACACCCAAGTATGGTGATTCCGGAAATGATCCGTCTGTTGATGGAGCGCGGCATCTTAATGGATGAGGCGATCGACATTGTATCTAAGACCTGTGCTTACACAAACCACACGATCTTAGCCGAAGCACTTGAAAAATGGCCGATCCATTTCTTAGAGAAAGCTGTTCCACAGTTACTGCCGATTATTTATGAGTTAAACAGCCGTGTGACAAAGAAATATGATGACAGATCCGTAGCAATCATTGATGATGAGAAACGCGTTCATATGGCACATATGGATATTCATTACGGATACAGTGTCAACGGTGTTGCTTACCTGCACACAGAGATTTTAAAGAATACAGAGTTAAATAACTTCTACAGGATTTATCCGGAGAAGTTTAATAATAAGACAAACGGTATCACATTCCGCCGCTGGTTATTACACTGTGATCCGGAGATGACCGAATTTATCACATCCTTAATCGGACCTGGATTTAAGAAAAACGCAGAAGAGTTAGAGAAACTCGGCGCATATGTAAATGATGAGGAAGTATTAAAGAAACTTCTTGCAGTAAAAGGTACAAGAAAGACAGAGTTAAAGAATTATCTTGTAAAAACACAGGGCATCGAGTTAGATGACAACTCCATCTACGATATCCAGATCAAGAGATTACACGAGTACAAGAGACAGCAGATGAATGCTCTCTATGTGATCCACAAATATTTCGAGATCAAAGCAGGAAAGAAACCGGCACGTCCGATCACCGTTATTTTTGGTGCAAAAGCTGCTCCGGCATATATCATTGCAAAGGACATCATTCATCTGATCCTCTGCTTACAGGAACTGATCGCAAATGATCCGGAAGTCGCACCATACTTAAAAGTAGTAATGGTAGAAAACTACAACGTAACATTAGCTGAGAAACTGATCCCGGCAGCAGATATCCATGAGCAGATCTCCTTAGCTTCCAAAGAGGCAAGTGGAACATCCAACATGAAATTCATGTTAAACGGTGCCGTTGCAATCGGAACCATGGACGGAGCAAATGTTGAGATGCATCAGTTCGTTGGCGATGATAACATTTATATCTTCGGTGAGTCTTCTGAGGAAGTTATCAAACACTACGAGAAAGCAGATTACGTTTCCAGAAGCTACTACGAGAATGATGCAAACATCAAACGTGCGATCGACTTTATCGTAAGCGACCAGATGAAAGCAGTTGGATGTGCAGAGAACTTAGAGCGTCTTTACAACGAGCTGTTAAACAAAGACTGGTTCATGACTCTCCCGGATTTCGAGGAGTACGTTGCAACCAAAGAACGTATCTACGCAGATTACGAAGACCGTATGGCATGGGCTAAGAAAATGCTTGTCAACATCAGCAAGGCAGGATTCTTCTCATCAGACCGTACCATTGCACAGTACAATGAGGATATCTGGCATCTGTAA